ACGGCGGCGAACTGGTCGAGCTGTTGGTTTCGGCGCTCCAATTCCCGCTCGCGCTCTTTCTGTTCGGTTATCTCGTGGATGAGAAACACGCGCCCGACAAGCGCGTCGCGGGAGTCATACAGCGGCGAGAGATGCACGTCGAAGAACCGATTGTTTTGCTCGATGATGGCCTGTGTTTCCTCGGCGTGGTCGTTCAGACCGCGGTACTTTTCGAGGAGCTCCGGCGACGTTTCGAGCGCGTCCCCCACGGATTTGCCGACGATAGTCTCGTCTCCGAGTAGTTGGCGGCCGGCGTCGTTTGCCTCGATTATCGTATCGTTCGTGTCGACGACGAACACAGCGCTGTTGAGTGACTCGACGACTTCTCGGTATGCGACCGGCGAGATGTCCAGTAGCCGCCCCCTGAAAAACGCCCACGAGATAGTCAGTCCAGTCCCTGCCAGCAACAGCGGCGTGAGTTCAAGCACGGTGTCGCTGAAGACGCTGAGAACGCTTCCGAACCACGGGAGGAAGATAGAGAACAAGATGGCATACACCTGCTTTCCGTAGAGGTCCCCGGAGTCGAGTGCGTAGTGAACGATGAGTCCACTCGAAACGGCGATGAGGGCATAGGAGTACACGAGATGGCCCCAGAACACCGGCCCGCCAACGATTTCCCAGCCGTATATGCCTGTTCCCGTCGGACCGGACACGGTGTATATTAGCCCGTCGGGGCCGGCAAGCAGCGCGGTGAAGAACACGATGGGCTCGACACTCAGGAGTGCGTAGGTCCACCGATTGAGATACCGGTCACGGTTGGTGTAGGCCAGCGAGAACACGAATAGACCGGCTATCGTGGGCATCACACCGACGTACAGGCCATATGCGAAGAAGAGAGCCACATCGGTCCCGCGTGTCAAGACGCCAGCCGCGACACAGAGGTCCCATATCGAGAGCCCGGCAAGCAGGACCGAGAGCGAGGTCCCGCCGGTGTAGTCGCGCCGCCCCCAAGCGTACACCGACAGCGATCCGAGTACGATGGCCACGATAAGCAAGAGGAAGGCGTACGCAACGAACAGCGTGGCCATTAGCGTATAATCCGTCCCAGCGACTAAATGGGTTCCGCCCAGTTCGAGGGATTTACCCACTCGCTCGGCATACCGGCGGGTATGCCTGTCGACAAGCAGGAGTTCGACGAGATACTGTCGTTCGAGCTCCACGAACCCGCAGACATTCTCGACCCCGACAAACTGTACACTATCCCGGAACTGGCTCGCATCCTGCAGGGCCTCCCGGCAGACGCCGAACTCAGCGAGGCCAACGAGTCGGTGTTCATCGACTGGGCGATTCCGTGGATGATCTTCAATCAGGACGACCTCGTGATTGCCGACCCGCAGAACGACGATGTCGTCGGACTGTACGGCCTCGCCGAGTCATGAAACTGCTCGTCGCCGGCAGTGACCGGGTCGACGCGGGCAAGACCACGTTCAGCGTCGGCCTGCTTTCCCGGACCAGCGCACAGGGGTTCAAGCCCAGAGCGGGCAACAACTACTGGTTCGACCACGACGACTTCGAACGGGCGACAAGCGAGGGGCGGCTGTACGGCAAGGACGCCAAGCGCCTCGCCGCCGCATCCCCGGGTGACGTAGTGCCCGAAGAGATCAACCCGATCCATCGGCTGTGGCATCCCTCGCCGGGGGCCGAGACGGGCCTGCTCGGCAAGGAAAACCAGCAGTTCGTCGTCGACCGTGTCGGCCGTCCGAGCTCCGAAACCGGTATCGAGTACGTCGTCAACGGGACCGTCGACTTGCCGGAGTCCGTTTCCGACCGGCTCCCGCTCGCCAACGCACCGCGAGTTACCTCAATCGCGGATTTCAACGACCTGATGCGGGTGATGCACGTCGAAGCACTGGATTCGGTCGCCGCGGACATCGAAGCGGCAGACCGGGCGGTCGTCGAATCGTACGGCGACGTGGCCCGGCCGCTGTCGGGCATCGAACCGGACGCCGTGGCCGTCGTCGAACCGGGCCGGGCTCGTATCTACGACGGCGACCGGTACAGCAAGGCCTGTCAAATCGCTACTGGCGGCCCCGGCGACGGCCAACTGGAGGAACGGGTGCCAAACGTCGTCGACCTCATCGAACAGGTCGGGGCGGTGCGGCTACCGGCACTCGACAGCGACCAGCGCAGCGACCCGGCGGCTGTCGCGGACGCGTACGGCCACGCGTACGACGCACTGCTTGCCTGTGCGTTCGACTGAAACTGTGCGCTCAGCGCGATCTCAGAACTTCGCGGCCTGCAACGCCAGTTCGATGTCCTGATACGGCGCGTCGGTGACACTCGGTCCGTGGCCGGTGTGCATCTCCTGTAAGTCCTCGGCAACAACCGACAGCACCCGCTCGATGCTGCCGACGAGCAGGTCGCGGTCGCCCTCTTCGAGATCGGTCCGGCCGAAGCTGCCATTGGCGAACACGAGATCACCGGCGAACAGGACGCCGGCGTCTGCCGAGTAGAAGCAGAGGTGGTCGTTCTTGTGGCCGGGTGTGTGCAGCGCCCGGTAGTCGTGGTCGCCCAACTGTATCGTCCCGTCGTCGGCGATAGCGTGCTCGACGCCGTCCTGCTCAGTGTCGTAGCCGTACACCGGAACATCGAAGGCGTCGACGACGCTGTCGAGGTTCTCGACGTGGTCGTAGTGGGTGTGGGTGACGGCAACAGCGTCGATATCGTCGACGTGTTCTTCGACAGCCGACACCACGTCGAACTCGTTGCCGACATCGACCAGCACGGTTCGGTCCCCGGTGACGAGGAACACGTTGCTCGTGAAGGCCTGCTGTCCACGGGCGAGATTTCGAATCATTACCCGTCTATTTGCCGTCATCCCGGATGTGGGTATCGTTCTGTCACCGGCCGAAACGCGCTGCACGCCCGCACCCACAGGGCTATGTACGTGGATATGCAAACGGGGGATAGTAGAACATTATGTCAGATTCGGACCTACCTGTGGTACTTATCGTCGAAGACGAACCAGATGTTGCCGAGACGTACAAACTGTGGCTGCAACAGGAGTACGAGGTCCGCATGGCACAGAACGGCGACGAGGGCCTAGAGCAACTGGACGCGACTGTCGACGTGGTGCTGCTCGACCGGATGATGCCCGGACTTTCCGGAGACGAAGTACTCGAACGCATTCGCGAGCGTGATCTTGGCTGTCGGGTGGCGATGGTCACCGCTGTCGAGCCGGATTTCGATATTCTGGAGATGGGCTTCGACGCGTACCTCTCGAAACCGATTCGGAGCGAACAGCTCCACGAGACGGTCGACAATCTGCTCGACCGCTCCGAGTACGACTCTCTGCTGCAGGAGTACTACGCACTCGTCGAGAAGCAGGCGACGCTCGAGGCGACGAAATCGAGCGCGGAACTGGCGGAGAGCGACCAGTACGACGAACTGACCCAGAGAGTCGCGGAGATGCGAGACGACCTCTCGGACACACTCGGTGGCATCGAAGACGACTCCGATTTCATCGCAACGCTTCGCGGACTGAGCGACGATGAAGACAACTGAGCGACAAACAATGTATGATCTCACCTCAGTACTAGAGTTCGATGCGCTCAGTGAGGTCCGGCCAGGGTCCAGCATCCTGATCTCCGGCCCAGCAATGAGCGGGAAGGACCGACTCGCATACGATATTCTCGCCGACGGTCTGCGCGAGGGGGACGGCGCAGTGGTCGTGACGACCGGTGACGGCGCGGGCAGCGTCGTCGAGGAGTTCCGGTCGCTTGTGCCCGACCTCAACGACTCCCAGCTCGGCGTCATCGACTGCCGTGGCGAGGGTGGCACGGACGAGGACGCAATCGGGAACGCCCACGTCCATCACGTTTCCTCCCCCGGCGACCTCACCGGTATCGGTATCGGCATCACGAAGGCGCTGGAGGGGCTGCACAACGCCGGCAACGAACAGGGCCGTCTGGCTCTCGTGTCGCTGTCGACGATGCTGACCTACACGGACAAGAAGACCGTGTTCAAGTTCTGTCACGTACTGTCATCGCGGCTGGACTCCGCGGGCTACATCGGTGTGTTCACCATCGACTCGGGAGCCCACGACGACCAGACGCTGCAGGTCATCAAGCAGGCCTTCGACGGGATGATCGACGTGCGCGACGCCGAGGGCGGCGGCCGCGAAGCCCGCGTGCTCGGACTGGCTGGCGAGCCAACTGATTGGCAGGATATCTGATTACGTCGCCATCCACAGGCGGTCCGAACCCCGTGTCGGTCCGGGAAGGAAGTATTTTGCCGCTCCGGGACACCCACCCGATATGGACGTAAAGCTGCTCGAAGCGACAGACGACCCCGAGGATCTCATCTGCAAGGCAGCACGCAACGACTACAGCGACACCTCCGTCGGCAGCCAGTCGTTCGAGGCGACGATGGCTGAGGTCGACGGCGATACTCTTGATGACAAAAAGGAGACGCTCATCGGACATCTGCTCGACCACGGCCACTTCGGCCCCTTCGAACACGCGCAGGCGACGTTTGCCGTCGAAGGTGTCTCACGGTCCTGTATGGCCCAGATTACTCGTCACCGACACGTCTCATTCGACGTGCAGTCGATGCGGTACGTCTCCTTCGACGACGTCGACCCCGAAGCCGTCCGTGAAGGTGAGCTGGTCGTGACACCGCCATCCGCGATAGATCCGGATTGGGTCGGCCGGAACCAGCAGAAAGCGAGCGTCTCCGAGGCTGAGTTCGAGAAACGAACGGAGATATTCAAAGACACCATCGAGCAGGCGGTCGAATCGTATCAGGACCTGCTCGACCTCGGAATGCCGCCGGAGGATGCCCGCTTCGTGCTGCCAATCGGGACCAAGGTAAACATCGTGATGTCGATGAACGCCCGGATGCTGATGCACGTCGCGGATATGCGAGCCGCAGCGGACGCACAGTGGGAGATTCGGGAGATGACCGAGGAGATGCTTGATCTGGCGGCCGACTGGTGCCCCAAGACCTTCGAGTACTACGAGCGAGAGATGAAGGGACGCAAGAACCGACTCGCTCCCTGACAGTTCCGAGGCTTTACGCGGCGGTTCGGGGCGACGGTCTCCGGCCGCTGGCGTCGACAATTGTTGAATCGACCTTGATACTCACAAAGGCAATACCGAGACACGAGTCGTTTTGTTGCGTAAACAGTCGAAGCCCAGAGTATCAAAAGACGAAACGAGTACGACACATTCATTACCGCACATCCTAGATGAACAATCGTGTCTTACGAGGTTGAACGTCCCACCCGTCGGTCGGGAACTGCGTCTGATGTGATGTGTGCTGTCGACGATGTCGACGGCCAGCGGCGGTTCGTCATCGCCGATATTGCCCACGATGACACTTGGATTTCGATGGTAGCGGACGAGACCTGTACACTTACGGCCTGGCGATAGCGGACGACCACCGGCTGAAAAGTTTTTGTTGACTGCTCTGTGACGTACGAGTATGGAATACGACGACATGCTTGACCGGGCGATGGAAGAGACGCCAGAGATCGACGGCACGAGCGAGCGGTTTGAGGTCCCCGATCCGGACGTCCGGCAGGAAGGCAACGTCACTGTCTACGAGAACTTCCAGTCGACGTGTTCCCGACTCGGACGCGAGGACGAGCATGTAATGAAGTTCCTCCAGAACGACCTCGGAACGAGTGGGCACATCGACGAAAGCGGGCGGGCGCGACTGACTGGCGAGTTCGACGCCGACCGCATCGGGGCATCCGTCGACGAGTACGTCGACGAGTTCGTGCTCTGCTCTGAGTGTGGGCTGCCGGACACGCAACTAGAACGGGAGCAGGGGGCGCTGTTGCTCCGCTGTGAGGCGTGTGGCGCACGCTCGGCGACGAGCGAGTAGTTACTGTAGCCCTTTCAGCGTCTGCAAGTCGTTTTCCGTGCGGGTGAAAACGGCGAGCCGATGGCTCGCGTGACAGTTCGGACAGTGAAACGTGGTGTCGTGTCGCGGCAGGTCCGTCGGCGTCGACTCCCAGTCTTTCTTACACTCAGGACAGAGCAATCGCACGTACGCTTCCTCCATGTATGTTACTCACACACATATCCAATCATAAAAAGCCTTGGCGTCTCCCCAGTAGTCTGCCTTCACCCGGACATCAGGCCGGAAGGTCCTCGGCTTCAAGGAGTTCCTTGTACCGGTTTCGGATGGTCACTTCGGAGATATCAGCGACGTCGCTGACCTGACTCTGTGTGACTTTCTCGTTGGTCAGCAATGCGGCGGCGTAGACGGCCGCGGCGGCGATACCGACCGGGGATTTCCCGGAAAGCATCCCCGACTGGCGGGCACCTTCGACGAGGTCCCGGGCCTGTCGCTGGGTCTCCTCGCTAAGTCCGAGGTCCGAGATGAACCGCGGGAGGTAGTGTTCCGGGTCCGCCGGCTGGACCTCGAGGCTGAGTTCCCGGACGATGTACCGGTAGGTCCGTGTGAGCTCCATCTTCTCGACGCGGGAGACACGGGCCATCTCGTCCAGTGACCGGGGATTCCCAGCCATTCGAGCGGCCGCGTACAGCGCGGCGGTCGCGACGCCCTCGATCGAGCGGCCGGGAAGGAGGTCATCACCGAGCGCGCGGCGGTAGATGACGCTGGACGTCTCGCGGACGTTCTGGGGGAGTCCCAGCGCGGACGCCATGCGGTCGATTTCGCCCAGCGCTTGTTTGAGATTTCGCTCTTTGGAGTCACGGGTCCGGAACCGCTCGTTCCACGTGCGGAGTCGCTGCATCTTCTGGCGCTGCTCGCTGGAGAGGGAGCGCCCATAGGCGTCCTTGTTCTGCCAGCCGATGTTAGTCGAGAGCCCTTTGTCGTGCATCATGTTCGTCGTCGGTGCGCCGACGCGGGACTTGCGGTCCTTCTCTGCGGAATTAAACGCACGCCATTCCGGCCCGTGGTCGATCTCGTCTTCTTCGACGACCAGTCCACAGTCCTCACAGACTGTTTCACCGTGTTCGGTGTCCGTAACGACGCTCCCGCTACATTCGGGGCAGTTCTCTACAGCCTCCTGCTCTGTCGATTCAGTCAGTTGCTCGTCTCGTTTTCGTGTGCTTGTCCGCGTTGTTGATTCACTCATGATTTGAAGTCCTGTTCTGCCGGGTGCAGAAATATTAAGACGTTTTGGGGAAACTGTCTTACCCTATAGTTAGTCCGTAAAGTATATAAATCTTTCGGCGATTTTCGGCAGGAACCACGGGACTGCGGCGTGATACGAGATGACATGGCTCCCAATAGGGGTACATAACATTGGTGGTCATTGCTGCCTGCCATGCATAACAAATAATTGAGGGACTGCAGTGCCGTGTGGCTCCGTCGGTGCACCGCCGAACGACCGGACCCCGTCCTGCTACAGCCGCCTCGGATCGGTCGGGAGCAACAAGCGAATCCCGGAGTTACCGGATCAGCGAGAGCCACAGTGTGGTTCCGCACATCGTGGGGGAGTGATGGGATATAAAAAACGATGTTACCAGTTAACATTATTTAGGTATTATTACGTACTATATACGTACAGTGACAACAGCATCTATTCATCAGAGGGGCCAGCGAGCGATCAATCGACGCTGATTCCGGCCAGAAACACCGGCCCACCCGGCCCGGTATCGCGACGACCGTGGTTGCACGGCCAGCGACAGGAGCAGCGTGTTACAATAGCACAGCGACCTGCGGGTCAAACACGTAGTAGACGGCAGAATCCGCTATCAGCACCCAGTGGCGGACGGTCAGTCCGTGGTTTCAGACAGTGAACAAGTGCCCCTCAGTCGGAACATCGAAGAGTCCGACCCGTGCGCCCGCATCCAGCCACGCGTGCCCGTACGAGAACGACGCGAGAGCGTTGACCAGATCGTCGTCGTCCATGAAATGGCGACCGTCCGCCAGATACGACGCCGCCATCTCCTCGCACTCTAGGGCGGCGTCGTGCATCGGCGTCCCTTCAGGTGGCGCGACAGATGCCGCATCGAGTGCGTCCGCAAGCAGTCCTTCATAACGGTCAGTCTTCTCTTCGATATCGGCGGCCATACCCCAAGCAAACCTCGGGAGCGGCCTAAGCGTGTCGTCACAGTTCGAGTTCGGCGCACGACAACACAAGCTAAATACGGCCCGGTAGTCTAACTTGGCTAATGACAGAATCGGTCGAACACCGACGACTCATCGTCGCTGGCACGGGCGCAGCGGGACTGACAGCGGCCATCTATGCCGCCAGAAGCAACAACGACCCACTCGTTCTAGAAGGCGATGAACCGGGCGGGCAGCTCACGCTGACCAGCGAAGTCGAGAACTTCCCCGGCTTCCCAGAGGGGCTCTCCGGACCGGATCTCATCAACAACATGAAGGAGCAGGCCGAACGGTTCGGCGCTGAACTCGAACACGGTATCGTCGCCGACATCGACGACAGTGAGCGACCGTTCCGCGTGGAACTGTCCAACGGCGATGTCTACACCTGCGACGCTTTCATCGCCGCCTCCGGAGCCAGTGCCCGTACACTGGGCGTTCCGGGTGAGGACGACCTGATGGGCTACGGCGTCTCGACGTGTGCGACCTGCGACGGCGCGTTCTTCCGCGGCGAGGACATGCTCGTCGTCGGCGGCGGCGACGCAGCTATGGAGGAAGCGCATTTCCTCACGAAGTTCGCCGACACCGTCTACATCGCACACCGCCGCGAGGAGTTCCGCGCCGAGGACTACTGGATCGACCGCGTCCAGCAGAAGGTCGACGAGGGTGAGATCGAGATTATGCGGAACACCGAACTGCTGGAAATGCACGGTTCCCCCGAGGATGGCGTCGATCACGTCACTCTCGCACAGAACGACGAGGGCCATCCCAGCGAGAAACTCGACGACTCCGACACCGAAACCTTCGACTTCGACGTGGGCGCCGTCTTTATCGCCATCGGCCACACGCCAAACACCAACTACCTCGAAGACACCGGCGTCGAACTCGACGACACCGGCTACATCCAGACCCACGGCGGTACCGGCGGCGACCAGACCGCCACTGACGTCGACGGTATCTTCGGTGCTGGCGACGTTGTCGACTACCACTACCAGCAGGCCGTCACCGCCGCCGGGATGGGCTGTAAGGCTGCCATCGACGCCGACGAGTACCTCGAATCACAGGCCGAAGCCGCTGCCGAGGCGGAGTCCGAAGCCGCCGCGGAAGCCGACGACTAGCGCACCTGTTTCTGCGGTCGTCCCCACATCCACAGACCCTTTAGGATAGCCCCCGGAGTCAATGACATGGCAACTGACACTGTCACGCTGACTATCGACGACGGCGAGGAGAGCGACGAACTCACAGTCCCGAGCGAACTCGTGGACATCCTCCGAGAGTCACCGGACGAGACGGACCCGCAGGTCGTCGGCGATATCGCGATGTTCGGCATGACCCAGCGGATTCACAGCGCGGTCCACCACGCGCAGGGCGAACCGGACGAACAGATCGTCGCGCTCGAAGAGGAGACAAGCGAACTGTTCGAGGAGCGCTTCGGCCAGTCCTTCGCCGAGCTGACCGGTCACGACCACTAATTTCGCCGACCGTCGCAGGTTCTAAAACTGCCAGTGAAGTAACACGCCGTCATCGACCTGTTCGACGCCGGCCAGCTCCGGCTCCGGAAAGTCCTCGATGAAGCCGTCGCCGTCGGCTAGCGTCGGCGCGTCCCGGCCACCGATGACCTTCGGACCGATGTAGACGAACAGCTCATCGACCAGCGCCTCTTCGAGGAGGCCGAAGATGAGTTCCCCGCCGCCTTCGACCATGAGCTGGTCGATACCGTCACCCTCCAGTTTCGCGAGCGTCGTTGTGAGGTCGACACGGTCCTCGCCGGCGGCGATGACGTACGCGCCGGCCTCTTCCATCTCCTCGATGAAATCGGGCGGCGCGGCTTCACTGACGAGGAGGTAGGTCTGGGCGCGGCCGTCCAGCACTGTGGCGTCCGGTGGCGTTCGGATGCGGGAGTCGGCGACGACGCGCGCGGGATTTTCGGGGTCGCCGCGGTCGGTCCGGGCAGCGCGGCGGTCGGCGTCGTCGACGGTCAGTGAAGGATCGTCGGCGAGGATCGTGCCCACACCGACCATCACCGCGTCGCTGTCGGCGCGAAGCTGGTCGACGCGGTCGAAGTCGTCCGGGCCGGAGATAGCGATCTGTTCGCGGCGGCGAGAAGAGAGCTTCCCGTCGACACTC
The Haloarcula sp. CBA1129 genome window above contains:
- a CDS encoding NAD(P)/FAD-dependent oxidoreductase; its protein translation is MTESVEHRRLIVAGTGAAGLTAAIYAARSNNDPLVLEGDEPGGQLTLTSEVENFPGFPEGLSGPDLINNMKEQAERFGAELEHGIVADIDDSERPFRVELSNGDVYTCDAFIAASGASARTLGVPGEDDLMGYGVSTCATCDGAFFRGEDMLVVGGGDAAMEEAHFLTKFADTVYIAHRREEFRAEDYWIDRVQQKVDEGEIEIMRNTELLEMHGSPEDGVDHVTLAQNDEGHPSEKLDDSDTETFDFDVGAVFIAIGHTPNTNYLEDTGVELDDTGYIQTHGGTGGDQTATDVDGIFGAGDVVDYHYQQAVTAAGMGCKAAIDADEYLESQAEAAAEAESEAAAEADD
- a CDS encoding ATPase produces the protein MKLLVAGSDRVDAGKTTFSVGLLSRTSAQGFKPRAGNNYWFDHDDFERATSEGRLYGKDAKRLAAASPGDVVPEEINPIHRLWHPSPGAETGLLGKENQQFVVDRVGRPSSETGIEYVVNGTVDLPESVSDRLPLANAPRVTSIADFNDLMRVMHVEALDSVAADIEAADRAVVESYGDVARPLSGIEPDAVAVVEPGRARIYDGDRYSKACQIATGGPGDGQLEERVPNVVDLIEQVGAVRLPALDSDQRSDPAAVADAYGHAYDALLACAFD
- a CDS encoding DUF5827 family protein; the protein is MPVDKQEFDEILSFELHEPADILDPDKLYTIPELARILQGLPADAELSEANESVFIDWAIPWMIFNQDDLVIADPQNDDVVGLYGLAES
- a CDS encoding ATPase domain-containing protein, which encodes MYDLTSVLEFDALSEVRPGSSILISGPAMSGKDRLAYDILADGLREGDGAVVVTTGDGAGSVVEEFRSLVPDLNDSQLGVIDCRGEGGTDEDAIGNAHVHHVSSPGDLTGIGIGITKALEGLHNAGNEQGRLALVSLSTMLTYTDKKTVFKFCHVLSSRLDSAGYIGVFTIDSGAHDDQTLQVIKQAFDGMIDVRDAEGGGREARVLGLAGEPTDWQDI
- a CDS encoding response regulator transcription factor, producing the protein MSDSDLPVVLIVEDEPDVAETYKLWLQQEYEVRMAQNGDEGLEQLDATVDVVLLDRMMPGLSGDEVLERIRERDLGCRVAMVTAVEPDFDILEMGFDAYLSKPIRSEQLHETVDNLLDRSEYDSLLQEYYALVEKQATLEATKSSAELAESDQYDELTQRVAEMRDDLSDTLGGIEDDSDFIATLRGLSDDEDN
- a CDS encoding transcription initiation factor IIB family protein, with translation MSESTTRTSTRKRDEQLTESTEQEAVENCPECSGSVVTDTEHGETVCEDCGLVVEEDEIDHGPEWRAFNSAEKDRKSRVGAPTTNMMHDKGLSTNIGWQNKDAYGRSLSSEQRQKMQRLRTWNERFRTRDSKERNLKQALGEIDRMASALGLPQNVRETSSVIYRRALGDDLLPGRSIEGVATAALYAAARMAGNPRSLDEMARVSRVEKMELTRTYRYIVRELSLEVQPADPEHYLPRFISDLGLSEETQRQARDLVEGARQSGMLSGKSPVGIAAAAVYAAALLTNEKVTQSQVSDVADISEVTIRNRYKELLEAEDLPA
- a CDS encoding DUF357 domain-containing protein; this translates as MAADIEEKTDRYEGLLADALDAASVAPPEGTPMHDAALECEEMAASYLADGRHFMDDDDLVNALASFSYGHAWLDAGARVGLFDVPTEGHLFTV
- a CDS encoding translation initiation factor IF-2 subunit beta codes for the protein MEYDDMLDRAMEETPEIDGTSERFEVPDPDVRQEGNVTVYENFQSTCSRLGREDEHVMKFLQNDLGTSGHIDESGRARLTGEFDADRIGASVDEYVDEFVLCSECGLPDTQLEREQGALLLRCEACGARSATSE
- a CDS encoding MBL fold metallo-hydrolase; this encodes MIRNLARGQQAFTSNVFLVTGDRTVLVDVGNEFDVVSAVEEHVDDIDAVAVTHTHYDHVENLDSVVDAFDVPVYGYDTEQDGVEHAIADDGTIQLGDHDYRALHTPGHKNDHLCFYSADAGVLFAGDLVFANGSFGRTDLEEGDRDLLVGSIERVLSVVAEDLQEMHTGHGPSVTDAPYQDIELALQAAKF
- a CDS encoding 2,5-diamino-6-(ribosylamino)-4(3H)-pyrimidinone 5'-phosphate reductase is translated as MHVVVNAAMSVDGKLSSRRREQIAISGPDDFDRVDQLRADSDAVMVGVGTILADDPSLTVDDADRRAARTDRGDPENPARVVADSRIRTPPDATVLDGRAQTYLLVSEAAPPDFIEEMEEAGAYVIAAGEDRVDLTTTLAKLEGDGIDQLMVEGGGELIFGLLEEALVDELFVYIGPKVIGGRDAPTLADGDGFIEDFPEPELAGVEQVDDGVLLHWQF
- a CDS encoding histidine kinase N-terminal 7TM domain-containing protein, with amino-acid sequence MATLFVAYAFLLLIVAIVLGSLSVYAWGRRDYTGGTSLSVLLAGLSIWDLCVAAGVLTRGTDVALFFAYGLYVGVMPTIAGLFVFSLAYTNRDRYLNRWTYALLSVEPIVFFTALLAGPDGLIYTVSGPTGTGIYGWEIVGGPVFWGHLVYSYALIAVSSGLIVHYALDSGDLYGKQVYAILFSIFLPWFGSVLSVFSDTVLELTPLLLAGTGLTISWAFFRGRLLDISPVAYREVVESLNSAVFVVDTNDTIIEANDAGRQLLGDETIVGKSVGDALETSPELLEKYRGLNDHAEETQAIIEQNNRFFDVHLSPLYDSRDALVGRVFLIHEITEQKERERELERRNQQLDQFAAVLSHDLRNPLNVASGRLALARERNDPEEFDRVEAAHDRMSSLIDEVLAFARDEKTTEVVELQLSALAKAAWAHVDTGPATLQIDDDREVLGDRDQLLQLFENVFRNSVEHGSTSSRTESGDSAEHGGASVTVRVDATTDGFTISDDGPGVPPEDRAEVFTHGVTSSESGTGLGLAIVQHVVESHGWDVEMTDSHSGGAKLVVSGLEAKPERASEIPS
- the thyX gene encoding FAD-dependent thymidylate synthase codes for the protein MDVKLLEATDDPEDLICKAARNDYSDTSVGSQSFEATMAEVDGDTLDDKKETLIGHLLDHGHFGPFEHAQATFAVEGVSRSCMAQITRHRHVSFDVQSMRYVSFDDVDPEAVREGELVVTPPSAIDPDWVGRNQQKASVSEAEFEKRTEIFKDTIEQAVESYQDLLDLGMPPEDARFVLPIGTKVNIVMSMNARMLMHVADMRAAADAQWEIREMTEEMLDLAADWCPKTFEYYEREMKGRKNRLAP